A window from Mauremys reevesii isolate NIE-2019 linkage group 9, ASM1616193v1, whole genome shotgun sequence encodes these proteins:
- the LOC120371543 gene encoding cytochrome P450 2J6-like isoform X1, producing MLVISEFLVALLISLFVVQFLKMKWACSRLPPGPTPLPLIGTIWQMDFKRQHEIFIKLAQIYGNIFTLWIGHIPVIILNGFTAVKSGLTVHSEDISGRPATPFFQKIAGGKGIIFTSGHTWKQQRRFGLMTLRNLGLGKKGLEHRIQEEARQLLEYFMNERGDPLDPSFPIVNSVSNVIAAVVFGHRFSIEDKDFRQLIENNDYMIKQGNSISELLYDIFPWLMDRLPGTHQKVFYCHEFLRSFARKEVRSHQERGSPDEPQDFIDFYLAQIDKSKADPHSTFDEDNLVQTIFELFLAGTETTTTTMRWAVLNMVAYPDIQERVQKELDAVLGPSQLICYEDRKNLPYTNAVIHEIQRHSSIVAVGVPRECVKDTVLQGFPVEKGTIILPNLTSALLDPEQWETPRKFNPNHFLDQDGNFVNKEAFLPFSAGHRVCLGEQLARTELFIFFTNLLRAFSFRLPEGVKEINTECVLGGTLQPHPYKICAVPR from the exons ATGTTGGTGATCAGCGAGTTTTTAGTAGCTCTGCTCATCTCTCTCTTTGTTGTGCAATTTCTGAAAATGAAGTGGGCATGTAGCCGGCTTCCTCCTGGaccaactcccctccccctcatcgGCACCATATGGCAGATGGATTTCAAACGCCAGCACGAGATTTTCATTAAG TTGGCACAGATTTACGGGAACATCTTCACCTTGTGGATTGGACACATTCCTGTCATCATACTGAATGGGTTCACAGCTGTGAAGAGTGGCCTGACTGTCCACTCTGAAGACATCTCTGGCCGGCCAGCAACCCCTTTTTTTCAGAAAATAGCCGGAGGAAAGg GTATTATTTTCACAAGTGGTCACACCTGGAAGCAGCAGAGACGCTTCGGACTGATGACCCTGCGGAACCTGGGACTGGGCAAGAAAGGCCTGGAGCACCGAATCCAAGAGGAGGCTCGTCAGCTGCTGGAGTACTTTATGAATGAGAGAG GAGATCCCCTGGATCCTTCTTTCCCCATCGTCAATTCAGTCTCAAACGTGATTGCGGCGGTGGTGTTTGGACATCGCTTTTCCATTGAGGACAAAGATTTTCGCCAGCTGATTGAAAACAATGATTACATGATCAAACAAGGGAACAGCATCAGCGAGCTG CTGTATGATATTTTCCCCTGGCTCATGGATCGTCTCCCAGGCACTCACCAGAAGGTATTCTATTGCCATGAGTTTCTCCGGTCTTTTGCAAGGAAGGAGGTCAGAAGCCACCAAGAGCGTGGGTCACCAGACGAACCACAAGATTTCATTGATTTCTACCTGGCTCAGATAGACAAA AGCAAAGCTGACCCTCATTCGACCTTTGATGAAGACAACCTGGTCCAGACTATTTTCGAACTTTTCTTGGCAGGCACAGAAACCACAACTACCACCATGCGCTGGGCAGTGCTTAATATGGTGGCTTACCCAGACATCCAAG AGAGAGTCCAGAAGGAGCTGGATGCTGTGCTGGGTCCCTCCCAATTAATCTGCTACGAGGATCGGAAGAACCTGCCCTACACCAATGCCGTGATTCATGAGATCCAGCGCCACAGCAGCATCGTTGCAGTGGGAGTCCCCAGAGAATGTGTAAAAGACACAGTGCTGCAGGGCTTTCCCGTTGAGAAG GGCACCATTATTCTCCCAAACTTAACCTCTGCCTTGCTCGACCCAGAACAATGGGAGACACCTCGAAAGTTCAACCCGAATCACTTCCTGGATCAGGATGGAAATTTTGTGAACAAAGAAGCTTTCTTACCATTCTCAGCAG GGCAccgtgtgtgtttgggggagcaGCTGGCAAGGACTGAGCTCTTCATCTTCTTCACCAACCTGCTGCGGGCGTTCTCATTCAGGCTgccggagggagtgaaggaaaTCAACACCGAGTGCGTGCTGGGGGGTACATTGCAGCCTCATCCCTATAAGATCTGTGCTGTTCCTCGCTAG
- the LOC120371543 gene encoding cytochrome P450 2J6-like isoform X2 encodes MLVISEFLVALLISLFVVQFLKMKWACSRLPPGPTPLPLIGTIWQMDFKRQHEIFIKLAQIYGNIFTLWIGHIPVIILNGFTAVKSGLTVHSEDISGRPATPFFQKIAGGKGIIFTSGHTWKQQRRFGLMTLRNLGLGKKGLEHRIQEEARQLLEYFMNERGDPLDPSFPIVNSVSNVIAAVVFGHRFSIEDKDFRQLIENNDYMIKQGNSISELLYDIFPWLMDRLPGTHQKVFYCHEFLRSFARKEVRSHQERGSPDEPQDFIDFYLAQIDKMQTTQQNHPGLSITQNSSDEQDFATRMVEAKEFFFTSCYSHAVRFQSSSCCIWSSWEGDFSCWCSSFPPTLFLTGPLNIALTLGPILNRKQSLSVRTLYVETMKEHGGMESSFLFPSVLLKMQTFFVL; translated from the exons ATGTTGGTGATCAGCGAGTTTTTAGTAGCTCTGCTCATCTCTCTCTTTGTTGTGCAATTTCTGAAAATGAAGTGGGCATGTAGCCGGCTTCCTCCTGGaccaactcccctccccctcatcgGCACCATATGGCAGATGGATTTCAAACGCCAGCACGAGATTTTCATTAAG TTGGCACAGATTTACGGGAACATCTTCACCTTGTGGATTGGACACATTCCTGTCATCATACTGAATGGGTTCACAGCTGTGAAGAGTGGCCTGACTGTCCACTCTGAAGACATCTCTGGCCGGCCAGCAACCCCTTTTTTTCAGAAAATAGCCGGAGGAAAGg GTATTATTTTCACAAGTGGTCACACCTGGAAGCAGCAGAGACGCTTCGGACTGATGACCCTGCGGAACCTGGGACTGGGCAAGAAAGGCCTGGAGCACCGAATCCAAGAGGAGGCTCGTCAGCTGCTGGAGTACTTTATGAATGAGAGAG GAGATCCCCTGGATCCTTCTTTCCCCATCGTCAATTCAGTCTCAAACGTGATTGCGGCGGTGGTGTTTGGACATCGCTTTTCCATTGAGGACAAAGATTTTCGCCAGCTGATTGAAAACAATGATTACATGATCAAACAAGGGAACAGCATCAGCGAGCTG CTGTATGATATTTTCCCCTGGCTCATGGATCGTCTCCCAGGCACTCACCAGAAGGTATTCTATTGCCATGAGTTTCTCCGGTCTTTTGCAAGGAAGGAGGTCAGAAGCCACCAAGAGCGTGGGTCACCAGACGAACCACAAGATTTCATTGATTTCTACCTGGCTCAGATAGACAAA ATGCAAACAACTCAACAAAACCACCCAGGACTGTCTATCACACAGAACAGTTCAGATGAGCAGGATTTTGCAACTCGTATGGTGGAAGCAAAGGAATTTTTCTTCACCTCTTGCTACAGCCATGCTGTCAGATTTCAAAGCTCTTCATGCTGTATTTGGTCCAGTTGGGAGGGAGACTTCAGCTGCTGGTGCTCTAGCTTCCCACCCACTTTGTTCTTAACAGGTCCTCTGAATATTGCACTAACACTGGGTCCAATCCTGAACCGGAAGCAAAGCTTGAGTGTCAGGACATTGTATGTGGAAACGATGAAGGAGCATGGAGGGATGGAATCCTCGTTCCTGTTTCCCAgtgttcttttaaaaatgcagactttttttgttttgtaa